In the genome of Enterococcus hirae ATCC 9790, one region contains:
- a CDS encoding CpsD/CapB family tyrosine-protein kinase, with product MRKTRRGRNATVRKNLITIMDKTSPITERYRTIRTNIQYSFPYGKKVQTLVVTSPGVGEGKSTTAANLAVVYANLGQKVLIIDADMRKPTLDKIFSLEKHVGLSTLLGTNIKAKECIQESFEKNLSVMTSGPKPPNPAELLGSSRLEEVIEELEATYDMIIFDTPPLTAVTDAQILSSKVDGTIMVVSEKLTKKANFRIAKHLLELVNANILGVVYNASKEDENQGYYYYGS from the coding sequence ATGAGAAAGACAAGAAGAGGAAGAAATGCCACAGTCAGAAAAAATTTAATTACAATCATGGATAAAACTTCACCGATTACAGAACGCTATCGAACGATTCGGACCAATATCCAATATAGTTTTCCTTATGGTAAAAAAGTGCAAACATTAGTGGTTACTTCGCCAGGTGTAGGTGAAGGTAAATCAACTACAGCAGCTAATTTAGCAGTGGTTTACGCAAATCTAGGGCAAAAAGTATTGATCATAGATGCAGATATGCGGAAGCCAACCCTAGACAAAATTTTTTCTTTAGAGAAACATGTAGGTCTTAGCACATTATTAGGTACAAACATCAAGGCTAAAGAATGTATACAAGAAAGTTTTGAAAAAAATCTTTCTGTTATGACAAGTGGACCGAAACCTCCTAATCCGGCTGAATTGTTAGGTTCTTCTCGCTTAGAAGAAGTGATTGAGGAGTTGGAAGCAACCTATGACATGATCATATTCGATACCCCTCCCTTGACTGCCGTGACAGATGCACAAATATTGTCTTCAAAAGTGGATGGAACGATTATGGTAGTCAGTGAAAAGTTAACAAAAAAAGCGAATTTTCGAATAGCTAAACATCTACTGGAATTAGTAAATGCCAATATTTTAGGAGTAGTTTACAATGCTTCTAAAGAGGATGAAAATCAAGGCTATTACTACTATGGATCGTGA
- a CDS encoding YveK family protein yields MEQTVNIEKFWRIIKKRKFAIVISALLGLIMSMLLIAFVLVPKYESQAQLIVTLPKNETADINDVNSNLQMITTYKDIITGDLIMDEVSQDLAKNFGVHLTIEQLRNLISIKQKENSQMFSIVATDPDPKLAQYIANVTAEKFQKNAKKLLNVDRISIISKATLSATPTEPHKKIVLAKGLLIGLFIGLMIIMILEFMDRTISDSETIQNEFNMVVLGSIPYMDDNEKKNRKKK; encoded by the coding sequence ATGGAGCAAACAGTAAACATAGAGAAATTTTGGCGTATCATAAAAAAAAGAAAATTTGCGATTGTGATTTCTGCTTTATTAGGTTTAATTATGTCCATGCTTTTGATTGCATTTGTCTTAGTCCCAAAGTATGAATCACAAGCCCAATTAATCGTTACTTTACCTAAAAACGAAACGGCAGACATTAATGATGTCAACAGCAACTTGCAAATGATTACCACCTATAAAGACATTATTACTGGAGACTTGATAATGGATGAGGTGTCTCAAGACTTAGCGAAAAATTTTGGTGTCCATTTAACAATTGAGCAATTACGAAACCTTATAAGTATCAAACAAAAGGAAAATTCTCAAATGTTTTCGATTGTCGCAACGGATCCTGATCCAAAACTTGCCCAATACATTGCTAACGTTACAGCCGAAAAATTTCAGAAGAATGCAAAAAAATTACTCAATGTAGATCGCATTTCGATTATTTCAAAAGCTACGCTTAGTGCAACACCAACAGAGCCACATAAAAAAATAGTTTTGGCCAAAGGATTGCTTATTGGTTTATTTATTGGTTTGATGATCATTATGATATTAGAATTCATGGATCGAACAATCAGTGATAGTGAGACGATTCAAAATGAATTTAATATGGTGGTACTGGGAAGTATCCCTTATATGGATGACAATGAGAAAAAAAATCGAAAAAAGAAGTAA
- a CDS encoding helix-turn-helix domain-containing protein, with amino-acid sequence MIEDYIEKDIIRKVKLVEFLFELKELNVSETAERLGVTFNTIKADFQKLVIRLEDDIDYYKMTSSHLLIFFKPSIRRYDLIKQIYQDSNFLRVCSRYIMGENDYLTLVDEEFLSVTKVFKIKKDVENYFAEALTPLTKEPEESHELQYRFLILSVWMRCDYLDTQIDPITMEKAEKYADKLLHILSNRLNKTQYTFFKSAIYLSLERRKSNPIVFPNDTMNIFKDGIIFNMFREIFIQIEEPLTDEEIAYLALIYRTLPYNSPNYFMIEIDYHYVRNRLITKFKEIDLLIEMFEKEFGVNLFGNILFEVPLFNLLYTCALNVGNFLVTKHIFLSAEQLDLLNKVKFILNKWIEELDTPIHHIPYFHLQEFCQLTFFILTHGNQSKIGVVIVAESETSHIVFRNSLEKKMSTSDLLIDTTLYYSMDDVPKYIKKTGHLIICERTLLNKETFNTENIFPISLNSISKDINKIATRIMNFD; translated from the coding sequence ATGATTGAAGATTATATAGAAAAAGACATTATTAGAAAAGTAAAGTTAGTTGAATTTTTATTTGAATTAAAAGAACTGAACGTAAGCGAAACTGCAGAAAGATTGGGTGTGACATTCAACACAATCAAAGCGGATTTCCAAAAATTAGTCATTCGACTCGAAGATGATATCGACTATTATAAAATGACTAGTAGTCATCTACTGATATTTTTCAAACCATCTATTAGGCGCTATGATCTCATCAAACAAATTTACCAAGATTCTAATTTTTTAAGAGTTTGTTCCCGATATATCATGGGAGAAAATGATTATTTAACACTTGTGGATGAAGAGTTTTTATCTGTGACAAAAGTATTCAAAATAAAAAAAGATGTAGAGAACTATTTTGCAGAAGCACTCACCCCACTTACGAAGGAACCCGAAGAATCGCATGAGTTACAGTATCGCTTTTTGATCCTTTCAGTTTGGATGCGGTGTGACTATTTAGATACACAAATTGATCCCATAACAATGGAAAAAGCTGAAAAATATGCAGACAAACTACTTCATATCCTGTCTAATCGTTTAAATAAAACTCAATATACTTTCTTCAAATCCGCCATCTATCTTTCATTGGAACGGCGAAAAAGCAATCCAATTGTCTTTCCAAACGACACTATGAACATTTTTAAAGATGGTATCATTTTCAATATGTTTAGAGAGATTTTCATACAAATCGAGGAACCTTTAACAGATGAAGAGATAGCCTATCTAGCCCTTATTTACCGTACACTTCCTTACAATTCACCAAATTATTTCATGATCGAGATCGATTATCATTATGTAAGAAATCGCTTGATCACCAAGTTTAAAGAAATCGATTTATTGATCGAAATGTTTGAAAAAGAATTTGGTGTGAATTTATTTGGCAATATTTTGTTTGAAGTCCCCCTCTTTAACCTGCTATACACGTGTGCTTTGAACGTTGGTAATTTCTTAGTTACCAAACATATTTTCTTAAGTGCAGAGCAACTAGATTTATTAAATAAAGTCAAGTTTATTTTAAATAAATGGATTGAAGAACTTGATACTCCTATTCATCATATTCCTTATTTTCATCTGCAAGAATTTTGTCAGTTGACCTTTTTCATCTTGACCCATGGGAACCAATCAAAAATAGGTGTGGTCATCGTAGCAGAAAGTGAAACTTCGCATATCGTATTTCGGAATTCATTAGAAAAGAAAATGTCTACAAGTGATTTATTGATTGACACTACCCTTTATTATTCCATGGACGATGTGCCTAAATATATCAAAAAAACCGGTCATCTAATTATTTGTGAGCGAACGCTTTTGAATAAGGAAACCTTTAACACCGAGAATATTTTCCCAATCTCATTGAATTCCATCTCTAAGGATATCAATAAGATTGCGACACGTATCATGAACTTTGATTGA
- a CDS encoding immunoglobulin-like domain-containing protein produces MGKKNLSKSKKLRKQLLAASAAGLVLVSSAASAGTSLVYAAEKNQTATTAEKNTKNSEAISNENTLTQKQNQTATERKTVNPSNFDWNIGEVLPSTPTNNYSGTLPNTVRGATFQITFSIFKQPSSTLTANDIKVNVQGKNVKFSTSQYSNTINVQVTFQAEGTSTNFSINVATGKGDIARWNTSNYRKFTDVPQSAITSRNRISTLLDSIYSTSGVLAPGVTQSRIDNVRQEMNNYIPRDISSSYISAYWANFLTPFLDKASAEVDQINKATVAVNNLFNDNQVPKPNNTSEQVNAAKALVNALPYSQAKEDLLAKVAKAQNALDEIQVNAATEAVNALFNGDTPKPENTQEQIDAAKAKVDALANSDAKTALLAKITTAQNALNAEVEKENAATEAVNALFNGDTPKPENTQEQINAAKAKVDALTNETVKTALLAKITAAQQALDEATEEAAKVQAATEAVNALFNGDTPKPENTQEQINAAKAKVDALKASETKTELLAKIQKAQEALEEKSKQTLTLNPYTLGDQYVTGTITGNIKKFQLIVNGQTYEPGFKLKNGKLEVYVGNRVPEGTTEFTLKAFNPAGTQVASQTVQVQAPSLSVDKFVLGSEYMTGSYQGNSINKFRLTVDGKVYEPGFKLENGKFEVYIGSKITGSSKVIKLEALDKAGKTIVEQNVTVEAPQLTINEYIRGNEYLTGTVAGEGVKKFKLIINGQESFPGFKLTDGKFEIYVGNKVPANVNSIKVVGIDKTGQEIVSQDVNVQNPELQPNEYLAGNEYLTGTFTGQAIKKFKLVVNGQENYPGFKITEGNKFEVYIGNKVPVGTTTFTLIGLDKSGQQLTSKEITVQSPTLSINEYVRGDEYMRGTFNGDGIKKFKLVVDGQESNPGFKITGENQFEVYIGNKITADSKSIKLEGLDKSGNVLVSQEVSVSQPELVPNEYTRNSEYLTGTYKGDIRSIKLTVDNKEYKPGFKLKEGNQFEVYIGNKIPASANSFTIESLSFDGKQLVSVNVPVK; encoded by the coding sequence ATGGGAAAGAAAAATCTATCAAAAAGCAAAAAACTTAGAAAACAACTACTTGCTGCGTCAGCTGCAGGCTTAGTGCTTGTTTCAAGTGCAGCTAGTGCAGGAACCTCATTGGTTTATGCAGCAGAAAAAAATCAAACAGCAACTACTGCTGAAAAAAATACAAAAAATTCGGAGGCTATTTCAAACGAGAACACGTTGACTCAAAAACAAAATCAAACAGCTACAGAAAGAAAAACAGTGAATCCTTCCAATTTTGATTGGAATATTGGAGAAGTATTACCATCAACACCGACGAATAATTATTCTGGGACACTACCAAATACTGTGCGAGGAGCTACTTTTCAAATTACTTTTTCAATCTTCAAACAACCTAGTTCCACATTAACAGCGAATGACATAAAGGTTAATGTTCAAGGGAAAAATGTGAAGTTTTCTACTTCGCAATATTCAAATACAATAAATGTTCAAGTGACATTCCAAGCTGAAGGAACATCAACTAATTTTTCTATTAATGTGGCTACTGGTAAGGGAGATATTGCTCGTTGGAATACAAGTAACTATCGTAAATTCACCGATGTCCCACAAAGTGCAATCACAAGTAGAAACAGAATCAGTACATTGCTTGACTCAATTTATTCAACGAGTGGTGTCTTAGCTCCAGGTGTTACTCAAAGTAGAATTGATAATGTTCGTCAAGAAATGAATAATTATATTCCAAGAGATATTAGTAGTAGCTATATCTCAGCATACTGGGCTAATTTCCTTACACCGTTTCTAGATAAAGCATCCGCTGAAGTAGATCAAATAAATAAAGCTACGGTAGCAGTGAATAACTTATTCAATGATAATCAAGTACCTAAACCTAATAATACAAGTGAACAGGTTAACGCTGCCAAAGCATTAGTAAATGCTCTGCCATATAGTCAAGCAAAAGAAGACTTGCTTGCAAAGGTTGCAAAAGCTCAGAATGCTTTAGACGAAATACAAGTAAATGCAGCCACAGAAGCAGTAAATGCGTTATTCAATGGAGATACACCAAAACCAGAAAATACACAAGAACAAATTGATGCAGCTAAAGCTAAAGTGGATGCATTAGCAAATAGTGATGCAAAAACAGCTTTATTAGCAAAAATTACGACAGCTCAAAATGCTTTAAATGCAGAAGTAGAAAAAGAAAATGCAGCCACAGAAGCAGTAAATGCGTTATTTAATGGTGATACACCAAAACCAGAAAATACACAAGAACAAATTAACGCAGCCAAAGCAAAAGTAGATGCATTAACAAATGAGACAGTAAAAACAGCTTTACTAGCAAAAATCACTGCTGCACAACAAGCATTGGATGAAGCAACTGAAGAAGCTGCGAAAGTACAAGCAGCCACAGAAGCAGTAAATGCGTTATTCAATGGAGATACACCAAAACCAGAAAATACGCAAGAGCAAATCAATGCAGCCAAAGCAAAAGTGGATGCTTTAAAAGCAAGCGAAACAAAAACAGAATTATTAGCCAAAATCCAAAAAGCACAAGAAGCACTTGAAGAAAAATCGAAACAAACATTAACACTTAATCCATATACATTAGGAGATCAATATGTAACGGGTACAATTACTGGGAACATCAAAAAATTCCAATTGATTGTCAATGGACAAACCTATGAACCTGGTTTTAAATTAAAAAATGGAAAACTTGAAGTATATGTAGGAAATCGTGTCCCAGAAGGAACAACTGAGTTTACATTAAAAGCATTTAACCCAGCAGGCACACAAGTTGCTTCTCAAACAGTACAAGTTCAAGCACCATCATTGTCTGTCGATAAATTTGTTTTAGGTAGTGAATACATGACAGGCTCTTACCAAGGCAACAGCATTAATAAATTCCGACTAACTGTTGATGGTAAAGTATATGAACCAGGCTTTAAATTAGAAAATGGTAAATTTGAAGTTTATATCGGAAGTAAAATTACTGGAAGTTCAAAAGTTATTAAGCTTGAAGCATTAGATAAAGCCGGCAAAACAATTGTCGAACAAAATGTAACAGTAGAAGCACCGCAATTGACAATTAATGAGTACATTCGTGGTAATGAATACTTAACAGGTACTGTTGCAGGGGAAGGCGTTAAAAAATTCAAATTGATTATTAATGGACAAGAAAGCTTCCCAGGATTCAAATTAACTGACGGTAAATTTGAGATTTACGTTGGTAATAAAGTACCAGCAAATGTTAATTCTATTAAAGTAGTGGGAATAGATAAAACAGGTCAAGAAATTGTTTCTCAAGATGTGAATGTACAAAATCCTGAGTTACAACCAAATGAATACCTAGCTGGCAATGAGTATTTAACAGGGACGTTCACAGGTCAAGCAATTAAAAAATTCAAATTAGTAGTTAATGGACAAGAAAATTACCCAGGATTTAAAATCACTGAAGGTAATAAATTTGAAGTATATATTGGTAACAAAGTACCAGTAGGAACAACGACATTTACGCTGATTGGATTAGATAAATCAGGACAACAATTGACTTCAAAAGAAATCACTGTGCAATCCCCAACTTTAAGTATCAATGAATATGTCCGTGGCGATGAATATATGAGAGGTACATTCAACGGTGACGGCATTAAGAAATTCAAATTAGTAGTAGATGGACAAGAAAGCAATCCTGGTTTTAAAATCACTGGTGAAAACCAATTTGAAGTTTATATTGGTAATAAAATCACGGCTGATTCAAAATCTATAAAATTAGAAGGTCTAGATAAATCTGGAAATGTCTTAGTAAGTCAAGAAGTTTCAGTTTCCCAACCAGAATTAGTTCCAAATGAATATACACGTAATTCAGAGTATCTAACAGGGACTTACAAAGGAGATATCCGTTCTATCAAATTAACTGTTGATAATAAGGAATACAAACCAGGCTTTAAATTAAAAGAAGGCAACCAATTTGAAGTTTATATTGGTAATAAGATTCCAGCTTCAGCAAATAGTTTTACAATTGAAAGTCTAAGTTTCGATGGAAAACAACTTGTTTCTGTAAATGTACCTGTTAAATAA
- a CDS encoding putative mucin/carbohydrate-binding domain-containing protein → MKKKIIVTSATGIMLFSNLLLPSAQVLATQENLSSTNTQVIPKASTQSFTLKGYDNTTFAQISVANSNLHLQTFAVQPHWGFYGDTYASLQIKRGTQDVYKKSFVGNQKLTAEQKDIPLQDGDIVTITHREANDTRFAVNDPSLKGNTSGDYTYVVKNGKLSNITLQLAEATKAVNDLFNGDTPKLGITQEQADAAAAKLNALPNYLPQLGQLWNKLEKAYNAISVHAETQGFTLKGYYDRTFAQISVVNSTLHLQTMAVEPHSRFYSDIYASLQVKRRTQVVYQKDFVGNQKLTAEQKDIPLQDGDIVTITHREANDTRFVATDPSLKGNTAGNYTYFVKNGKLENITLQLAEATKAVNELFNGDTPKLGITQEQADAAAAKLNALPDYLTQRDQLWNKLEKAYNAISVQAETQGFTLKGYDNTTFAQISVARSNLHLQTLAVQPHWGFYGDTYASLQIKRGTQVVYQKNFVGNQKLTAEQKDIPLQNGDIVTITHREANDTRFVATDPSLKGNTAGNYTYLVKNGKLENLTSQLAEATKAVNDLFDGETPKAENTQEQLNTALEKINALPNGLAERTALQKNMTKLILH, encoded by the coding sequence ATGAAAAAGAAAATAATTGTTACTTCAGCTACTGGTATCATGCTATTTTCAAATTTACTTTTACCAAGTGCCCAAGTACTAGCTACCCAAGAAAATCTCTCATCAACTAATACTCAAGTTATTCCTAAAGCCTCAACGCAAAGTTTTACATTAAAAGGCTACGATAATACAACTTTTGCTCAAATCAGTGTTGCTAACAGTAACCTTCACTTGCAAACCTTCGCTGTTCAACCACATTGGGGCTTCTATGGAGATACTTACGCAAGTTTACAAATTAAGCGTGGAACACAAGACGTCTACAAAAAAAGCTTTGTCGGCAACCAAAAATTGACAGCTGAACAAAAAGATATTCCTTTGCAGGATGGAGATATCGTAACAATCACTCATCGTGAAGCGAATGATACTCGTTTTGCTGTCAATGACCCATCATTAAAAGGTAATACTTCTGGCGATTACACTTATGTCGTTAAAAATGGCAAATTAAGCAATATTACTTTACAACTAGCAGAAGCGACAAAAGCAGTCAATGATTTATTCAATGGCGACACACCTAAACTGGGCATCACCCAAGAACAAGCAGATGCAGCAGCGGCTAAACTTAACGCACTACCAAATTATCTGCCCCAACTTGGGCAATTATGGAATAAGCTAGAAAAAGCTTACAATGCTATCAGTGTCCATGCTGAGACACAAGGTTTCACCCTAAAAGGTTACTATGATCGAACATTTGCTCAAATTAGTGTAGTGAATAGTACTCTTCACTTACAAACAATGGCCGTTGAACCACACTCAAGATTTTATAGTGATATTTACGCAAGTTTACAAGTTAAACGTAGAACACAAGTGGTTTATCAAAAGGACTTTGTCGGCAATCAAAAATTGACAGCTGAACAAAAAGATATTCCTTTGCAGGATGGAGATATCGTAACGATCACTCATCGTGAAGCGAATGATACTCGTTTTGTTGCTACAGATCCTTCTTTAAAGGGCAATACTGCCGGCAATTACACCTATTTTGTTAAAAATGGCAAATTAGAAAACATCACTTTGCAACTGGCAGAAGCAACGAAAGCTGTCAACGAGTTGTTCAATGGCGACACACCTAAACTGGGCATTACCCAAGAGCAAGCAGATGCAGCAGCAGCTAAACTTAATGCACTACCAGATTATCTAACTCAACGCGATCAGTTATGGAATAAGCTGGAAAAGGCCTACAATGCCATCAGTGTTCAAGCTGAAACACAAGGATTTACCTTAAAAGGTTATGATAATACAACCTTTGCTCAAATCAGTGTTGCTAGAAGTAACCTCCACTTACAAACCCTCGCTGTCCAACCACATTGGGGCTTCTATGGAGATACTTACGCAAGTTTACAAATTAAACGTGGGACACAAGTGGTTTATCAAAAAAACTTTGTCGGCAACCAAAAATTGACAGCCGAACAAAAAGATATTCCTTTACAAAATGGGGATATCGTAACGATCACACATCGTGAAGCGAATGATACTCGTTTTGTTGCTACAGATCCTTCTTTAAAGGGCAATACTGCCGGCAATTACACCTATCTTGTTAAAAATGGCAAATTAGAAAACCTCACTTCGCAACTGGCAGAAGCGACGAAAGCCGTCAATGATTTATTCGATGGCGAAACACCTAAAGCTGAAAATACACAAGAACAATTAAACACAGCTTTAGAAAAAATCAATGCTTTACCTAACGGATTAGCTGAACGAACAGCTTTACAAAAAAATATGACCAAGCTTATCTTGCATTAA
- a CDS encoding putative mucin/carbohydrate-binding domain-containing protein produces MFTTAYPGNTAAAGILMGKDHDRQDLGIQLTKGAKITIRQTNPKFTSKMTLRLLTNNSSTESAIDFTTNNVTLTAKALAVPFVYTPYNQENGEKPQLEFTVEGQKILLPVFSKNGDIEAFKDTWNQTKGYGLIKGKRFQTFLPEQNRNQALKVDLNRLIDKYDNDIIGSYNELLGLSDNDPNPLNRSSERRYFYKADASGAGALYYGGLWAAQTSTSGDAWLGDGWGVLHETGHGYQGSFMNKGMDVGEVWNNLYGVIYNYKHMGKTAADKNSWLYDYGHKQSIENALKNTINSADPKFNSQDLRKKLVILSNIVDKAGNEGFTNFYTNYRKFASQSGFNANNYPLPDLITTEMGAPKKVDFSAVLNAWGLSVSEKAKKAAADNGYQQVAHLAQVVPDNRLDAAIQQLTQNNRLSSVLSLVTNEELKPLNLTSNVTLKFKDGNLFEGMKLRILDGNKLYKEITLGSDPVTINNMPNGVYSLELGTDTGYIQKPYLFVKDNGTVTISLNNYLKEATEAVDHLFQDNDHSKIKTNLMQKDIDQAKKKVTALPNSSQKDNLLTRLNNAFDQLQEFTFKGLGNFHFASFDVANGVATVRTIAGTPHSYFNDRYASITISRNNETLYQKEYIGDRHYDAKTDTINLKEGDTVTVTHREANATRLAINHENLKHNTRGTYHYDVRNGQLVLRK; encoded by the coding sequence ATGTTCACCACAGCATATCCAGGAAATACTGCTGCTGCAGGAATTTTAATGGGGAAAGATCATGATCGTCAAGATTTAGGTATCCAATTAACAAAAGGTGCAAAAATTACCATTAGACAAACGAATCCAAAATTCACTTCAAAAATGACGTTGCGTTTATTAACCAATAATTCAAGTACTGAATCTGCTATTGATTTCACAACAAACAATGTCACACTAACTGCTAAAGCTTTAGCAGTACCATTTGTTTATACGCCATATAATCAAGAAAATGGGGAAAAACCACAATTAGAATTTACTGTAGAAGGACAAAAAATCCTATTACCTGTCTTTAGTAAAAATGGGGATATCGAAGCATTTAAAGATACTTGGAATCAAACAAAAGGTTATGGATTGATCAAAGGAAAGAGATTTCAAACTTTCTTACCTGAACAAAATCGCAATCAAGCTTTAAAAGTGGACCTCAACCGTCTAATTGATAAATATGATAATGATATTATCGGATCCTATAATGAATTATTAGGTTTATCTGACAATGACCCAAATCCATTGAACCGTTCTTCAGAACGTAGATATTTCTATAAAGCAGATGCTTCAGGTGCGGGTGCTCTTTATTATGGTGGCCTTTGGGCAGCACAAACTAGTACGTCTGGCGACGCTTGGTTAGGCGATGGTTGGGGAGTGCTTCATGAAACTGGTCACGGCTATCAAGGAAGCTTTATGAACAAAGGAATGGATGTCGGTGAAGTTTGGAATAATCTATATGGTGTAATTTATAATTACAAACACATGGGTAAAACTGCTGCCGATAAAAATTCTTGGCTTTATGATTATGGACACAAACAATCCATTGAAAATGCATTAAAGAATACAATCAATAGTGCTGATCCAAAATTCAATAGTCAAGATTTACGTAAAAAATTAGTCATTCTTTCAAACATCGTTGATAAAGCAGGAAATGAAGGCTTTACAAATTTCTATACAAACTACCGAAAATTTGCTAGTCAGTCAGGATTCAATGCCAATAACTATCCATTACCAGATTTGATCACAACTGAAATGGGTGCACCGAAGAAAGTGGACTTTTCTGCTGTCTTAAACGCTTGGGGCTTATCAGTATCAGAAAAAGCGAAAAAAGCAGCCGCAGATAATGGCTACCAACAAGTGGCTCATTTGGCACAAGTGGTTCCTGATAATCGATTAGATGCAGCGATTCAACAATTGACACAAAATAATCGTCTAAGTTCCGTTTTATCTTTAGTTACAAATGAAGAATTAAAACCATTGAATCTAACAAGCAACGTTACATTGAAGTTTAAAGACGGCAACTTGTTCGAAGGTATGAAATTGCGTATTTTAGATGGAAATAAACTTTATAAAGAAATTACTTTAGGTAGCGATCCAGTTACGATCAACAACATGCCAAATGGTGTATACTCTCTTGAATTGGGAACAGACACTGGTTATATCCAAAAACCATATCTTTTTGTGAAAGACAATGGTACAGTAACTATTTCATTAAATAACTATCTCAAAGAAGCCACAGAAGCTGTTGACCACTTATTCCAAGACAATGATCATTCGAAAATCAAGACAAATCTGATGCAAAAAGATATTGATCAAGCCAAGAAAAAAGTAACGGCTTTACCAAACAGTAGCCAAAAAGATAACTTATTGACACGATTAAATAATGCTTTTGATCAATTGCAAGAGTTTACTTTCAAAGGATTAGGAAACTTCCATTTTGCTTCCTTTGACGTAGCAAATGGCGTAGCAACCGTACGTACAATAGCTGGTACTCCGCATAGTTACTTCAATGATCGCTATGCAAGTATCACTATTTCACGTAATAATGAAACGCTCTATCAAAAAGAATACATTGGAGATCGTCATTATGATGCTAAAACGGATACGATCAATTTGAAGGAGGGCGACACAGTTACTGTGACACACCGAGAAGCAAATGCAACTCGTTTAGCCATCAATCATGAGAACTTGAAACACAATACAAGAGGAACATACCATTACGATGTACGTAACGGACAATTAGTTCTAAGAAAGTAA
- a CDS encoding acyltransferase family protein, with protein MKRSRNQKIDHLRALAILCIILAHTGLQGILFNLRCFDVPLMAFCLAISYYYSSKNLSYISYVKKRFTRLMVPTYIFLALLFTSLFFIAQITDTPYQFNIFYILHAFFMDTGYGYAWIMRTFFLVSLLMPFLYKLSKKYQHFVEILGIFTLLLILQIFLVYLIPYVPSSWQILYTQLVPLAFGYCPIALLGLLVFQLDRKKLLHLSIVILCYLSISFYLYGLHGLTYFKYPPQLPFILYGCFCGCFLWYMLAKYEGNFFAPISNYLSLHSQELYFIHIFYIYIYEFYLPKEGSLLNNWFFNFIYLLSMSLLTLFLINQGKKKVKQIKNKTRQVECDE; from the coding sequence ATGAAACGATCACGCAATCAAAAAATTGATCACTTGAGAGCATTAGCAATTTTGTGTATCATTCTTGCTCATACAGGATTACAAGGAATCCTGTTCAATTTGCGTTGTTTTGATGTGCCATTAATGGCCTTTTGTTTAGCTATTTCTTATTACTATAGCAGCAAGAATCTCTCCTATATTTCCTATGTCAAAAAAAGATTCACTCGTTTAATGGTTCCAACTTATATATTTCTGGCGTTATTATTTACATCACTTTTTTTCATTGCTCAGATTACCGATACTCCTTATCAATTTAATATTTTTTATATTTTGCACGCTTTTTTCATGGATACAGGTTATGGTTATGCTTGGATTATGCGAACGTTTTTTCTTGTATCTTTACTCATGCCCTTCCTGTATAAATTGAGCAAAAAATATCAGCACTTTGTGGAAATACTTGGTATTTTCACTTTATTATTAATCCTCCAAATCTTTTTAGTTTATTTGATTCCTTATGTTCCAAGCTCATGGCAAATCCTTTATACTCAACTCGTTCCTTTAGCTTTTGGCTATTGTCCGATTGCTTTACTAGGATTACTTGTTTTTCAATTAGACCGAAAAAAACTATTACACTTATCAATTGTTATCTTATGTTACTTAAGCATTAGTTTCTATCTCTACGGACTCCATGGATTAACTTACTTTAAATACCCACCACAGTTGCCTTTTATTTTATATGGCTGTTTCTGTGGCTGTTTCTTATGGTATATGTTAGCTAAATATGAAGGGAATTTCTTCGCCCCTATCAGTAATTATCTTTCTCTTCATTCACAAGAACTTTATTTTATTCATATTTTCTATATTTATATTTATGAGTTTTATTTACCAAAGGAAGGAAGTCTGTTAAACAATTGGTTCTTTAATTTTATCTATTTACTTTCTATGTCATTACTTACGTTGTTTTTGATCAATCAAGGCAAAAAGAAAGTAAAACAAATTAAGAACAAAACACGCCAAGTAGAATGTGACGAGTAA